In the genome of Prevotella sp. HUN102, one region contains:
- the nqrF gene encoding NADH:ubiquinone reductase (Na(+)-transporting) subunit F produces MDISFILYSICIFLITILLLVVILLVAKKYLSPSGKVKITINGDKEMSVEQGSSIMATLNENGVFLPSACGGKASCGQCKCQILEGGGEILDSERPHFSRKEVKEGWRLGCQAKVKGDLSLKIADSVMGVKEWECTVISNKNVSSFIKEFKVALPPGEHMDFVPGSYAQIKIPKYDCIDYDKDFDKNDIGEDYIGPWEKFNILSLKATNPEDTVRAYSMANYPAEGDIITLTVRIASTPFLPRPQVGFQNVPTGIGSSYIFSLKPGDKVMMSGPYGEFAPNFTSGKEMIWIGGGAGMAPLRSQIMHMLRTLHTRDREMHFFYGARALGEAFFLEDFWELEKEYPNFHFHLSLDMPDPKADAAGVKYYTGFAVNCIRDSYLKDHEAPEDCEYYLCGPPMLIKTVTDYLDSLGVEKDAIRFDDFG; encoded by the coding sequence ATGGATATATCTTTTATTTTATATAGTATTTGTATCTTCCTGATAACCATATTGCTTTTGGTTGTCATACTGCTTGTAGCCAAGAAATATCTCAGTCCAAGCGGCAAGGTAAAGATTACGATTAATGGCGACAAGGAAATGTCGGTGGAGCAGGGCAGCTCCATTATGGCAACGTTGAATGAAAACGGCGTATTTCTGCCTTCTGCCTGTGGTGGAAAGGCGAGCTGTGGACAGTGTAAGTGTCAGATTCTCGAAGGAGGTGGCGAAATTCTCGACTCCGAGCGTCCTCATTTCTCCCGTAAGGAAGTCAAGGAGGGGTGGCGTCTGGGATGTCAGGCTAAGGTGAAGGGCGACCTTTCACTGAAGATTGCCGACTCCGTGATGGGTGTCAAGGAATGGGAATGCACCGTTATTTCCAACAAGAACGTGTCAAGTTTCATCAAGGAATTCAAGGTTGCACTGCCTCCGGGCGAACACATGGACTTCGTTCCCGGCTCTTATGCGCAGATTAAAATTCCTAAGTACGACTGCATTGATTACGATAAGGACTTCGATAAGAACGACATAGGCGAGGATTATATCGGTCCGTGGGAGAAATTCAACATTCTTTCCCTGAAGGCTACCAATCCCGAAGACACGGTTCGCGCATACTCAATGGCGAACTACCCTGCCGAGGGCGACATCATCACGCTCACGGTGCGCATTGCCTCTACTCCGTTCCTGCCACGTCCGCAGGTAGGATTCCAGAATGTGCCGACTGGTATCGGTTCTTCCTATATCTTCAGCCTCAAACCGGGCGATAAGGTAATGATGAGTGGTCCTTACGGAGAGTTTGCTCCTAACTTCACTTCCGGTAAGGAAATGATATGGATTGGTGGTGGTGCCGGTATGGCTCCGTTGCGCAGTCAGATTATGCACATGTTGCGCACTCTGCACACGCGCGACCGTGAAATGCACTTCTTCTATGGTGCCCGTGCGTTGGGCGAGGCATTCTTCTTGGAAGACTTCTGGGAATTGGAGAAGGAATATCCTAACTTCCATTTCCACCTTTCTCTCGATATGCCCGATCCGAAGGCAGATGCAGCAGGCGTGAAGTATTACACCGGTTTTGCCGTAAACTGCATCCGCGATTCCTATCTGAAAGACCACGAGGCACCGGAAGACTGCGAATACTATCTCTGCGGCCCTCCAATGCTCATCAAGACCGTTACGGATTATCTCGACAGTCTTGGAGTTGAAAAGGATGCCATCCGTTTTGATGACTTCGGATAA